From Agrobacterium tumefaciens, a single genomic window includes:
- a CDS encoding ABC transporter substrate-binding protein: MPDFTMSRRSFMKNTAIVGGLASTSSFIDIRAGKASDIAEVRMQLGWLASNGLLGEIVARKKGFFQEQGIELTVVPGGPSVDGVTGVAAGQSLIGQTSSSPSVMLARGAGAPIKAFLAGYHKHPFTYYSLNKSPIREPKDMIGKTIATQPTAFILLRALLAKNGIPEDQVKMVNMGSDMNQLLTGQADAVTGWSTNVNALKVLGADRVDLMLWDAGLQLYANVYYATDKALGEQADVLTRFTNAAAKGWGYVKDNPQEAVDILVEEYPNFDKASELEAVKPAIEFSFGDATRQNGWGGMTRENWEAQIKAYADLGQFKDKVPTVDEVVSFDILEASAAARKQVG, from the coding sequence ATGCCGGATTTTACGATGAGCCGTCGCTCATTCATGAAAAATACCGCCATCGTCGGCGGCCTTGCTTCAACATCGAGCTTTATTGACATCAGAGCCGGGAAAGCTTCGGATATTGCCGAGGTCCGGATGCAATTGGGTTGGCTCGCCTCCAACGGACTTCTCGGAGAAATTGTCGCCAGGAAGAAGGGTTTCTTTCAGGAGCAGGGTATCGAACTGACCGTTGTTCCAGGTGGTCCGAGTGTTGACGGTGTGACCGGGGTTGCCGCAGGCCAATCCCTCATCGGACAGACGTCCTCAAGCCCATCGGTCATGCTGGCGCGAGGTGCCGGTGCGCCGATTAAGGCATTCCTGGCCGGTTATCACAAACACCCCTTCACCTACTATTCTCTCAACAAGTCTCCGATCCGAGAGCCGAAGGATATGATCGGCAAGACGATTGCCACCCAGCCGACAGCGTTCATTCTTCTGCGCGCGCTTCTTGCCAAGAATGGCATTCCAGAGGACCAGGTAAAAATGGTCAACATGGGGTCGGACATGAACCAGCTTCTTACCGGACAGGCGGATGCCGTAACGGGCTGGTCCACAAATGTGAACGCCCTGAAGGTTCTGGGTGCCGACCGTGTTGATCTGATGCTCTGGGACGCAGGTTTGCAGCTTTACGCAAACGTCTATTACGCCACCGACAAGGCACTGGGCGAACAGGCGGATGTTCTCACGCGTTTCACAAATGCAGCGGCGAAAGGCTGGGGTTATGTGAAGGATAATCCGCAGGAAGCCGTCGATATCCTTGTCGAGGAATACCCCAATTTCGACAAGGCGAGCGAACTTGAGGCGGTCAAGCCAGCGATCGAATTCTCGTTCGGAGATGCGACCAGGCAAAACGGCTGGGGCGGGATGACCCGTGAGAACTGGGAAGCCCAGATCAAGGCCTATGCCGATCTCGGACAATTCAAAGACAAGGTTCCGACCGTTGACGAAGTCGTTTCCTTCGACATTCTTGAGGCCAGCGCTGCTGCTCGCAAGCAGGTTGGATGA